The Hemicordylus capensis ecotype Gifberg chromosome 5, rHemCap1.1.pri, whole genome shotgun sequence nucleotide sequence TCCCACATACTTGGCTTCATTAGGCCTGAGTTTTATGAGTTTGTCGATGCAAAGGAGGATCAGGGTGATAAACCAGAGGCTCCAGCCAACAGCTGCGGCGATCCAGCCATAGTCGTCTACTCCAAATTGACAGCATGTGGCTGCTTCTGAGCAGTAGTCTACATCTGAAGGCAGAGAGAGGCAATA carries:
- the TMEM213 gene encoding transmembrane protein 213, with protein sequence MQPRTCIAVVLLFLSSACQNSASADTEALSPKNTTPFPCFHVDYCSEAATCCQFGVDDYGWIAAAVGWSLWFITLILLCIDKLIKLRPNEAKYVGA